In Methylomagnum ishizawai, one DNA window encodes the following:
- the tolR gene encoding protein TolR, with protein sequence MNVSAGKSRNNRRKPMAEINVVPYIDVSLVLLIIFMVTAPMLQTGVDVDLPQAEAKAVDPTQDLPIIISIKSDGSLYLDVGNQGDTEVADAELGGKVAEALAAKPGLAVLIRGDKAVDYGRVVTVMANLKNAGVPNVGLMTAPAEE encoded by the coding sequence ATGAACGTGTCCGCCGGAAAAAGCCGTAACAACCGCCGCAAGCCCATGGCCGAAATCAACGTCGTGCCCTATATCGACGTGTCCCTGGTGCTGTTGATCATCTTCATGGTCACGGCCCCCATGCTGCAAACCGGCGTGGATGTGGACCTGCCCCAGGCCGAGGCCAAGGCGGTCGATCCCACCCAGGATTTGCCCATCATCATCTCCATCAAGTCGGACGGCAGCCTGTATCTCGATGTCGGCAACCAGGGCGACACCGAAGTCGCCGACGCCGAACTCGGCGGCAAGGTGGCCGAAGCCCTCGCCGCCAAACCGGGGCTGGCGGTTTTGATCCGGGGCGACAAGGCGGTCGATTATGGCCGCGTCGTCACCGTCATGGCGAACCTCAAGAACGCCGGCGTTCCCAACGTCGGCCTCATGACCGCGCCCGCCGAAGAATGA
- the tolB gene encoding Tol-Pal system beta propeller repeat protein TolB, translating into MLSPIRFALLSWSLCAGLFGGMARADLDVDITKGVHGATPIAVVPFAQSGLSANLGGIVAADLGRSGHFSPLPESSMTERPVPPQSVNFHTWQALGQDYLVIGRVNPVGSRYEAEFYLFDAIKGTVLLSQKLPFDAPEARHTAHRIADLIYQQLTGQRGAFNTRVAYVAVYGGPTGRVYHLLVADTDGQDPQPVISSPEPIMSPAWSPDGKRIAYVSFENKASAIFVQDLATGSRQKVSDARGINGAPAWSPDGSRLALTLSKGGSPDIYVMDVGSRSLQQITNEVSIDTEPNWSPDGRTLVFTSDRGGKPQLYTVPASGGAAQRLTYEGDYNARGVFSPDGRSIAMVHGKGGDYRIALMDLRGHTLKVLTQGRFDESPGFAPNGSMILYTHKEGGVDRLAAVSLDGKNHQALNVQGGQVREPAWSP; encoded by the coding sequence ATGCTAAGCCCAATCCGATTCGCTTTGCTGTCATGGAGCCTGTGCGCGGGGCTGTTCGGCGGAATGGCCCGCGCCGACCTGGATGTCGATATCACCAAGGGTGTGCATGGCGCCACACCCATCGCCGTCGTGCCTTTCGCCCAATCCGGCCTGTCCGCCAACCTCGGCGGCATCGTCGCGGCGGACCTGGGCCGTTCGGGGCATTTCTCGCCCTTGCCCGAAAGCAGCATGACCGAGCGGCCCGTCCCGCCCCAGTCCGTGAACTTCCATACGTGGCAGGCGCTGGGCCAGGATTATCTGGTCATAGGCCGGGTCAACCCGGTCGGCAGCCGTTACGAGGCCGAGTTCTACCTGTTCGATGCCATCAAGGGCACGGTGCTGTTGAGCCAGAAGCTGCCCTTCGACGCTCCGGAGGCCCGCCATACCGCCCACCGTATCGCCGACCTGATCTATCAACAACTGACCGGGCAGCGCGGCGCGTTCAATACCCGCGTGGCCTATGTGGCGGTGTATGGCGGACCCACCGGGCGGGTTTACCATCTCCTGGTCGCCGACACCGATGGCCAAGACCCGCAGCCGGTTATCAGTTCGCCGGAACCCATCATGTCCCCGGCCTGGTCGCCCGATGGCAAGCGTATCGCCTATGTGTCCTTCGAGAACAAGGCGTCCGCCATCTTCGTCCAAGACCTCGCCACCGGCTCGCGGCAGAAGGTCTCGGACGCCCGCGGCATCAACGGTGCCCCGGCCTGGTCGCCCGATGGTTCGCGCCTCGCCCTGACCCTGTCCAAGGGTGGCAGCCCCGATATTTACGTCATGGATGTCGGCTCGCGCTCGCTGCAACAAATCACCAACGAAGTCTCCATCGACACCGAGCCGAATTGGTCGCCGGATGGGCGGACCTTGGTGTTCACCTCCGACCGGGGCGGCAAGCCGCAGTTGTACACGGTCCCGGCCAGCGGCGGCGCGGCCCAGCGCCTGACCTACGAGGGCGATTACAACGCCCGCGGCGTGTTCTCGCCCGATGGCCGCTCTATCGCCATGGTGCATGGCAAGGGCGGCGATTACCGCATCGCCTTGATGGACCTGCGCGGCCATACGCTCAAGGTGCTGACCCAGGGCCGTTTCGACGAATCGCCAGGATTCGCGCCCAACGGCAGCATGATCCTCTACACCCACAAGGAAGGCGGTGTGGACCGGCTGGCGGCGGTGTCGCTGGACGGCAAGAACCACCAAGCCCTCAATGTCCAGGGCGGACAGGTACGCGAGCCGGCTTGGTCGCCTTGA
- the queC gene encoding 7-cyano-7-deazaguanine synthase QueC has product MMKPAVILLSGGLDSATVLAIAQAQGYECHALSFDYGQRHGAELAAAVRVADHFGVADRKLIRIGLDAIGGSALTDANIAVPDHPQAGIPVTYVPARNTVFLSFALGWAEVLGNADIFIGVNAVDYSGYPDCRPEYIEAFRNLAKLATKAGVEGADIHIHTPLIQLSKAEIIQQGVALGVDYALTVSCYAADPEGRACGVCDACRLRAAGFREAGVVDPTRYVAR; this is encoded by the coding sequence ATGATGAAACCAGCGGTGATATTGCTTTCCGGCGGCTTGGATTCCGCCACGGTCCTGGCCATCGCCCAGGCCCAGGGTTACGAATGCCACGCCTTGAGCTTCGACTACGGCCAGCGCCACGGGGCGGAGCTGGCGGCGGCGGTGCGGGTGGCCGATCATTTTGGGGTGGCCGACCGCAAGCTGATCCGCATCGGCCTAGACGCCATCGGCGGCTCGGCCCTGACCGACGCCAATATCGCCGTGCCCGACCATCCGCAGGCGGGGATTCCGGTCACCTACGTCCCGGCGCGGAACACCGTGTTCCTGTCGTTCGCGCTGGGCTGGGCCGAGGTGCTGGGCAATGCCGATATTTTCATCGGGGTGAACGCGGTGGATTATTCCGGTTATCCCGATTGCCGCCCCGAATATATCGAAGCCTTCCGCAATCTCGCCAAACTCGCCACCAAGGCCGGGGTCGAGGGCGCGGATATTCACATCCATACTCCTTTGATCCAACTGTCCAAGGCTGAGATCATCCAGCAGGGCGTGGCGCTCGGGGTCGATTATGCGCTGACGGTGTCCTGTTATGCCGCCGACCCGGAAGGCCGGGCTTGTGGGGTGTGCGATGCGTGCAGGCTGCGGGCGGCGGGGTTCCGGGAGGCGGGGGTGGTCGATCCGACGCGGTATGTGGCGCGGTAG
- the queE gene encoding 7-carboxy-7-deazaguanine synthase QueE — translation MAALRITEIFRSLQGESRSVGWPTVFVRLTGCPLRCVYCDTAYAFSGGERLELADILERVAGYGVRHVCVTGGEPLAQPACLELLDALVAVGYEVSLETSGALDVAQVNPKVVKVLDLKTPGSGEAARNLYANLDHLDAKDQVKFVIADEADYAWAKAKLAEYRLPERCEVLFSPVAGVQNPTELAGKILRDRLDVRFQLQLHKLLWGDQPGV, via the coding sequence ATGGCCGCGCTGCGCATCACCGAAATCTTCCGCTCGCTGCAAGGCGAATCGCGCTCCGTGGGCTGGCCCACCGTGTTCGTGCGGCTGACCGGCTGTCCCTTGCGCTGCGTCTATTGCGACACGGCCTATGCCTTCAGCGGCGGCGAGCGGCTGGAACTGGCCGATATCCTGGAACGGGTGGCCGGTTACGGCGTGCGCCATGTCTGCGTGACCGGCGGCGAACCGCTGGCCCAGCCCGCTTGTTTGGAATTGCTGGATGCCTTGGTGGCGGTGGGCTACGAAGTGTCGTTGGAGACCAGCGGTGCCTTGGATGTGGCCCAGGTCAACCCGAAGGTGGTGAAGGTTTTGGACCTGAAAACCCCAGGCTCGGGCGAGGCAGCGCGGAACCTCTACGCCAATCTGGACCACCTGGACGCCAAGGATCAAGTGAAGTTCGTGATCGCCGACGAGGCCGATTACGCCTGGGCCAAGGCCAAGCTGGCGGAATACCGCTTGCCGGAGCGTTGCGAGGTGTTGTTCTCGCCGGTGGCGGGCGTGCAAAACCCCACCGAATTGGCCGGGAAAATCCTCCGCGACCGGCTGGACGTGCGCTTCCAACTGCAATTGCACAAGCTGCTTTGGGGCGATCAACCGGGCGTCTAA
- the tolA gene encoding cell envelope integrity protein TolA: protein MPQHKRLGLPLALSLALHIVLVLLFAFQFDAMREVKEPPQPEIIQAVTVDAAQIEAALQARQQAELQRQQRIEQQRAAEAQAEQERQQAEAQRLRQEAERQQATAEAARKAEEFKVRQAEELERQAALEARRKLEEEAKHRAESEERQRQQTMKKLADQKHREEEKRQDEAEAKHRAEEAAKHEAAEAKRKAEAEAIAKREAAEAAKDKAAAEAKRKAEAEAEAKREAAAAAKEKAAEAAKDKAAAEAKRKAEAEAEAKREAAAAAKEKAAEVAKEQAAEAEAKRKAAQESHHKAELEAQRKADLAAQRHAEEEARRKAEAEERRKAEQEAKQKAEEEAKREAAAAAKEKAAEAAKDKAAAEAKRKAEAEAEAKRAAAAAAKEKAAEAAKEKAAAEAKRKAEAEAEAKRAAAAAAAKEKAAEAAKEKAAAEAKRKAEAEAEAKRAAAAAAAKEKAAEAAKEKAAAEAKRKAEAEAEAKRAAAAAAAKEKAAEAAKDKAAAEAKRKAEAEAEAKKKAAEEAHRKAELEAEMKAEAETKRKAEEARRQKEERELALKEALEEERQQKEKEEKAQKAAESAAQSWVNSHFRPRVENRWVLAPSAQGGGSCTIRVRLTPAGGVTSAEASCSGGDAAFERSAEAAVYKAAPFPMPPDPLVAKQLLGQAVRFKFNPD from the coding sequence GTGCCCCAACACAAGCGGCTGGGCCTGCCGCTGGCGCTTTCGCTGGCGTTGCATATCGTTTTGGTGCTGCTGTTCGCGTTCCAATTCGATGCGATGCGGGAAGTGAAGGAACCGCCGCAACCCGAGATCATCCAGGCCGTCACGGTGGACGCTGCCCAGATCGAAGCCGCCCTCCAAGCCCGACAGCAAGCCGAGCTACAGCGCCAGCAACGCATCGAGCAGCAGCGCGCCGCCGAAGCCCAGGCCGAGCAGGAGCGCCAGCAAGCCGAAGCCCAGCGCTTGCGGCAAGAGGCCGAGCGCCAGCAAGCCACCGCCGAAGCCGCCCGCAAGGCGGAGGAGTTCAAGGTCCGCCAAGCCGAGGAACTGGAGCGGCAGGCCGCGCTCGAAGCCCGCCGCAAGCTGGAAGAAGAAGCCAAGCATCGCGCCGAGTCGGAAGAGCGCCAGCGCCAGCAGACGATGAAAAAGCTTGCCGACCAGAAGCACCGCGAGGAAGAAAAGCGCCAAGACGAAGCCGAAGCCAAGCACCGGGCGGAAGAAGCCGCCAAGCATGAGGCGGCGGAAGCCAAGCGCAAAGCCGAAGCGGAAGCCATAGCCAAGCGGGAAGCGGCGGAAGCGGCCAAGGACAAAGCCGCTGCCGAGGCCAAGCGCAAGGCCGAGGCCGAAGCGGAAGCCAAGCGTGAAGCCGCCGCCGCTGCGAAAGAAAAAGCGGCGGAAGCGGCCAAGGACAAAGCCGCTGCCGAGGCCAAGCGCAAGGCCGAGGCCGAAGCGGAAGCCAAGCGTGAAGCCGCCGCCGCTGCGAAAGAAAAAGCGGCGGAAGTGGCCAAGGAACAAGCCGCCGAAGCCGAAGCCAAGCGGAAAGCGGCGCAAGAAAGCCACCATAAGGCCGAACTCGAAGCCCAGCGCAAAGCCGACCTAGCGGCGCAGCGTCACGCCGAGGAAGAGGCCCGCCGCAAAGCCGAAGCTGAGGAGCGGCGCAAGGCCGAACAAGAAGCCAAGCAAAAAGCCGAAGAGGAAGCCAAGCGCGAAGCCGCCGCCGCCGCGAAAGAAAAAGCGGCGGAAGCAGCCAAGGACAAAGCCGCCGCCGAAGCCAAACGCAAGGCCGAGGCCGAAGCGGAAGCCAAGCGCGCAGCCGCCGCCGCCGCGAAAGAAAAAGCGGCGGAAGCGGCCAAGGAAAAAGCCGCCGCCGAAGCCAAACGCAAGGCCGAGGCCGAAGCGGAAGCCAAGCGCGCAGCCGCCGCTGCCGCCGCGAAAGAAAAAGCGGCGGAAGCGGCCAAGGAAAAAGCCGCCGCCGAAGCCAAACGCAAGGCCGAGGCCGAAGCGGAAGCCAAGCGCGCAGCCGCCGCCGCTGCCGCGAAAGAAAAAGCGGCGGAAGCAGCCAAGGAAAAAGCCGCCGCCGAAGCCAAACGCAAGGCCGAGGCCGAAGCGGAAGCCAAGCGCGCAGCCGCCGCCGCTGCCGCGAAAGAAAAAGCGGCGGAAGCAGCCAAGGACAAAGCCGCCGCCGAAGCTAAACGCAAGGCCGAGGCCGAAGCGGAAGCCAAGAAGAAGGCGGCGGAAGAAGCCCACCGCAAGGCCGAACTCGAAGCCGAGATGAAGGCCGAAGCCGAAACCAAGCGCAAGGCCGAAGAAGCCCGCCGCCAGAAGGAAGAACGGGAATTGGCGCTCAAAGAAGCTCTGGAAGAAGAGCGCCAGCAAAAAGAGAAGGAGGAAAAAGCCCAGAAAGCCGCGGAAAGCGCGGCCCAATCCTGGGTGAACAGCCATTTCCGGCCCAGGGTGGAAAACCGCTGGGTGCTTGCGCCTTCTGCCCAGGGCGGCGGGTCTTGTACAATTCGGGTCCGTTTGACCCCGGCGGGCGGCGTCACCAGTGCGGAGGCTTCCTGCTCCGGCGGCGACGCGGCTTTCGAGCGCTCGGCGGAAGCCGCGGTCTACAAGGCCGCGCCTTTCCCCATGCCGCCCGATCCCTTGGTGGCGAAGCAGCTCCTAGGGCAGGCGGTGCGGTTCAAGTTCAATCCCGATTGA
- a CDS encoding DUF3368 domain-containing protein, whose product MKVVSNTSPIIFLSKLRKLELLSECFGEVAIPQAVGHELGNGISLPGINVLPVSTGGQQFVEGALGRLHRGELEAMILARETRADYVLLDDLLARRKAQRLGLQTMGTIGIIILAHRQGRVTGEAAMAWLDELIHRHGLYLSDEILNQVKAALAK is encoded by the coding sequence ATGAAAGTGGTTTCCAATACCAGCCCCATCATCTTCCTGTCGAAATTGCGGAAGCTCGAACTACTGTCCGAATGCTTTGGCGAGGTGGCTATTCCGCAAGCCGTGGGGCACGAATTAGGAAACGGGATATCCCTACCCGGAATAAACGTCCTGCCGGTTTCCACGGGTGGTCAACAATTCGTCGAGGGCGCTTTGGGCCGCCTACACCGGGGAGAACTGGAAGCGATGATCCTGGCCAGGGAAACGCGGGCGGATTATGTTTTGCTGGATGATCTTTTGGCGCGCCGGAAAGCGCAACGCCTCGGCTTACAAACCATGGGCACGATTGGAATCATCATCCTGGCCCATCGGCAAGGGCGGGTTACGGGCGAAGCCGCTATGGCTTGGCTGGATGAATTGATTCATCGCCATGGTTTGTATTTGTCGGATGAAATCTTGAACCAAGTCAAAGCGGCGCTCGCCAAATAA
- a CDS encoding reverse transcriptase domain-containing protein has translation MPKTITIKPFTNTQTDDLELFSTLFSPTELEAVFNAKFQKTIGKGTDRLNGHQFAKRAPQELAIASVKCINGKYRFAPYLETLRTKGRDKPPRLIGIPTIRDRVILHQLNKYLAAIYPYCVPKNIANSYIKNITSDLQEITTTTPNNNIWICKTDIKTFYDSINQTRLLSILRQTIKSNAALRLIERALITPTVPKNTRQKNHSEFRPSKGVPQGLAISNILASIICKTSISR, from the coding sequence ATGCCAAAAACTATAACAATAAAACCATTTACCAACACACAAACCGATGATTTAGAATTGTTTTCAACGCTCTTCTCACCAACTGAGCTTGAAGCTGTATTCAACGCTAAATTTCAGAAAACCATAGGAAAAGGGACGGATCGGCTAAATGGTCATCAATTTGCTAAGCGAGCCCCTCAAGAGCTAGCCATTGCTTCAGTAAAATGTATAAATGGTAAATATCGCTTTGCGCCTTATTTAGAAACTTTAAGAACAAAAGGACGCGATAAACCGCCGCGCCTCATCGGCATCCCTACAATTCGGGACCGAGTTATACTTCACCAGCTAAATAAATATTTAGCGGCCATATATCCATATTGCGTACCAAAAAATATCGCGAACTCCTATATAAAAAACATCACCTCTGATTTACAAGAAATAACCACAACCACCCCCAACAATAATATCTGGATATGCAAAACAGATATAAAAACTTTTTATGATTCTATAAACCAAACAAGATTATTATCTATTTTAAGGCAAACTATAAAATCTAACGCGGCCTTGCGCTTAATTGAACGAGCGCTTATCACGCCTACTGTTCCCAAAAATACCCGACAAAAAAATCATAGTGAATTCCGCCCATCAAAAGGGGTTCCACAAGGCCTAGCCATATCCAATATTCTTGCATCCATTATTTGCAAAACGTCGATATCGCGATGA
- the ybgF gene encoding tol-pal system protein YbgF: MMTKTKFAGWMAAGLAYAVLAGAETYDRPYDQPYDQAGYGASTLDERVARLEKRLSGETLMEMANRIEKLQGEVLRLRGTVEELSHELDKAKRQQREMYGDLDQRLKAAATPPPMMTVPPVAAAPTDATGTPPVTDPGAATVPPPVAAPSAPAAAPPPPPPPAPVVDPAVRQAAYQKAFNTLKEGKYTEAIRDFKGYVANYPSGDNTDSAYYWLAEAYYVNRDFNSARDTFRKLIRDFPKSAKVPDAHLKLGFIEYENGQYGAARELLNSVVKSYPDSSAAKMAEKRLERMRQEKH, from the coding sequence ATGATGACTAAAACCAAATTCGCGGGATGGATGGCGGCGGGCTTGGCCTATGCCGTCCTGGCCGGTGCCGAAACTTACGACCGGCCCTACGACCAGCCCTACGATCAAGCGGGCTATGGCGCGTCCACCTTGGACGAGCGGGTGGCCCGGCTGGAAAAACGCCTGTCGGGCGAAACCCTGATGGAGATGGCCAACCGCATCGAGAAACTACAAGGCGAGGTGTTGAGGTTGCGCGGCACGGTGGAGGAACTGAGCCACGAACTCGACAAGGCCAAGCGCCAGCAGCGCGAGATGTACGGCGACCTCGACCAGCGTTTGAAAGCCGCCGCCACGCCGCCGCCGATGATGACCGTGCCACCCGTGGCTGCCGCACCCACCGATGCCACCGGGACGCCGCCCGTCACCGATCCCGGTGCCGCCACTGTCCCGCCTCCCGTGGCCGCGCCATCGGCACCCGCCGCCGCGCCGCCGCCCCCACCGCCCCCGGCTCCCGTGGTCGATCCGGCGGTGCGCCAAGCCGCTTACCAAAAAGCCTTCAACACCCTCAAGGAAGGCAAGTACACCGAGGCCATCCGCGACTTCAAAGGCTATGTGGCGAATTATCCCAGCGGCGACAACACCGACAGCGCCTATTACTGGCTGGCGGAAGCCTATTATGTGAACCGCGATTTCAACTCGGCCAGGGACACCTTCCGCAAGCTGATCCGCGATTTCCCCAAGAGCGCCAAGGTGCCGGACGCCCATTTGAAGCTCGGTTTCATCGAGTACGAGAACGGCCAGTACGGCGCGGCCAGGGAGTTGCTGAATAGCGTGGTCAAGAGCTACCCCGATTCCAGCGCCGCCAAGATGGCGGAAAAGCGCCTGGAACGGATGCGCCAGGAGAAGCACTGA
- the pal gene encoding peptidoglycan-associated lipoprotein Pal, whose product MQWKTIIVAAALGLALAGCSSKGGVQGGGEGADAAATEGAGGPKINRYGQGGYGDGGAGAGYGEGSGGYGEGEGSGRYSRVGGGSSGSALTGDPELDNASGPLAKRVVYFMYDSDEVQPEYRSVVSAHAAYLAAHPDRTVVLEGHADERGSPEYNVGLSERRAQAVARMMQLQGAANGQIQVVSYGEEKPADVGHDESSWQQNRRVEIAYPGR is encoded by the coding sequence ATGCAGTGGAAAACGATCATCGTGGCCGCCGCGCTGGGCTTGGCCTTGGCGGGCTGTAGCTCCAAGGGCGGCGTGCAAGGCGGAGGCGAGGGTGCCGATGCCGCCGCCACCGAAGGCGCGGGCGGGCCGAAAATCAACCGTTACGGCCAGGGCGGTTACGGCGACGGTGGCGCGGGGGCTGGGTATGGCGAGGGTTCCGGCGGCTATGGCGAGGGCGAGGGTTCGGGCCGGTATAGCCGGGTCGGGGGCGGGAGTTCGGGTTCGGCCCTGACCGGCGATCCCGAACTCGACAACGCCAGCGGCCCGCTCGCCAAACGCGTGGTGTATTTCATGTACGACAGCGACGAGGTGCAGCCGGAATATCGATCCGTGGTCAGCGCCCATGCCGCCTATCTCGCCGCCCATCCCGACCGCACCGTGGTCCTGGAAGGCCATGCCGACGAACGCGGTTCACCCGAGTACAACGTCGGCCTATCCGAGCGCCGCGCCCAGGCGGTGGCGCGGATGATGCAATTGCAAGGGGCCGCCAATGGTCAAATCCAGGTGGTGAGCTACGGCGAGGAGAAACCGGCGGATGTCGGCCACGACGAATCGTCCTGGCAGCAAAACCGCCGCGTGGAAATCGCTTATCCGGGTCGCTGA
- the ybgC gene encoding tol-pal system-associated acyl-CoA thioesterase, producing MSRDHDGGEAVFRWPIRVYYEDTDAGGVVYHANYLKFFERARCEMLRAWGFELDKLREREDLLFVVRAVEMDFLRPAKFNELLCVTTAIEQAKAASLVFKQTVWRGDEALCRAKVKVACLAAAAFRPKPLPDSLLRCLRGD from the coding sequence ATGAGCAGGGATCATGACGGTGGGGAAGCGGTGTTCCGCTGGCCCATCCGCGTTTATTACGAAGACACCGACGCGGGTGGCGTGGTTTACCACGCTAATTACCTGAAATTTTTCGAGCGCGCCCGCTGCGAGATGCTCAGGGCTTGGGGTTTCGAGTTGGACAAATTGCGGGAGCGGGAAGACCTGTTGTTCGTGGTCCGCGCCGTGGAGATGGATTTTTTGCGGCCCGCCAAATTCAACGAGTTGCTGTGCGTGACCACGGCAATCGAGCAGGCCAAAGCCGCCAGTTTGGTATTCAAGCAAACGGTATGGCGTGGGGATGAGGCGCTGTGCCGGGCCAAGGTGAAAGTGGCTTGCCTCGCGGCGGCGGCGTTCCGGCCCAAGCCTTTGCCGGATTCCTTGCTCAGGTGTTTGCGCGGGGATTGA
- the tolQ gene encoding protein TolQ: MTSDLSIFTLIQEASPVVQVVMGLLILASVVSWTFIFSKWREITRAQQTTDAFEERFWSGIDLADLYRELAKDEYGTEGLENIFMAGFKEFARLRQQPNIAADAVMEGAARVMRVALNRELDALDERLPFLATVGSTSPYVGLFGTVWGIMNSFRSLGSVKQATLAMVAPGISEALVATAMGLFAAIPAVMAYNRYSTEIGRLANRYEAFTEEFLSLLHRQAHAFSIHSRTHPPQDRTAWAGGESA; encoded by the coding sequence ATGACATCCGACCTTTCGATATTCACCCTCATCCAAGAAGCCAGCCCGGTGGTGCAGGTCGTGATGGGGCTTTTGATCCTGGCTTCCGTGGTTTCTTGGACCTTCATCTTCTCGAAATGGCGGGAGATCACCCGCGCCCAGCAAACCACCGACGCCTTCGAGGAACGCTTCTGGTCCGGGATCGACCTGGCCGATTTGTACCGCGAACTGGCCAAGGACGAATACGGCACCGAAGGTCTGGAAAACATCTTCATGGCCGGTTTCAAGGAATTCGCCCGCTTGCGCCAACAGCCCAACATCGCCGCCGACGCAGTGATGGAAGGCGCGGCGCGGGTGATGCGGGTCGCCCTCAACCGTGAACTCGACGCCCTCGACGAACGCCTGCCCTTCCTCGCCACGGTCGGTTCCACCAGCCCCTATGTCGGTTTGTTCGGCACGGTCTGGGGCATCATGAATTCGTTCCGTTCGCTCGGCAGTGTCAAGCAAGCCACGCTGGCGATGGTGGCCCCCGGCATTTCCGAAGCCCTGGTCGCCACCGCCATGGGCTTGTTCGCGGCGATCCCGGCGGTCATGGCCTATAACCGCTATTCCACCGAAATCGGCCGCCTCGCCAACCGCTACGAAGCCTTCACCGAAGAATTCCTCAGCCTCCTCCATCGCCAGGCCCACGCCTTTTCAATCCACTCCCGCACCCATCCGCCGCAAGATCGGACGGCTTGGGCGGGAGGCGAATCCGCCTAG
- a CDS encoding SLATT domain-containing protein, with amino-acid sequence MSNLKTFLRELRITAWRTEGARFNAARRFKRRDWFATLSIAIFSSAGIGVTLIQKIYGIQTETPLDKYLTALSVCLGLFVIVTSLIEWGGNGAVKAEALFQNAQELSSFQRKLGQRLAETEDNNSLSTEEVTNYREEYEQIKLRCAYNHEPIDDSLFLSQHRFAPEFISTHSKCRLFNWFKAKRNELQSYVSVIWYYGLFWLIIASLIWKSSTLATC; translated from the coding sequence ATGAGTAACCTAAAAACATTCTTGAGAGAGTTACGCATAACTGCATGGAGAACAGAAGGAGCAAGGTTCAATGCCGCTCGACGCTTCAAACGCCGCGATTGGTTTGCAACACTCAGTATTGCCATATTCTCATCAGCGGGAATTGGGGTAACTCTTATTCAAAAAATCTACGGAATTCAAACAGAAACGCCTCTAGATAAATATCTAACTGCTCTTTCAGTTTGCTTGGGCCTGTTTGTAATTGTAACCAGCCTTATAGAATGGGGCGGAAATGGGGCTGTAAAGGCTGAAGCATTATTTCAAAATGCCCAAGAATTAAGTTCCTTCCAGAGAAAACTAGGACAGAGGCTTGCTGAAACCGAGGATAACAACTCTCTTAGCACTGAGGAAGTAACTAACTATCGAGAAGAGTATGAACAAATAAAACTTCGCTGCGCTTACAATCATGAACCTATTGATGATAGCCTATTTTTATCTCAACATAGATTCGCGCCAGAATTCATTTCAACCCATAGCAAATGCCGGCTATTCAACTGGTTTAAAGCCAAACGGAACGAGCTACAAAGCTATGTAAGTGTAATTTGGTATTATGGCCTATTCTGGCTAATCATCGCCTCGCTTATTTGGAAATCATCAACGCTTGCAACTTGCTGA
- a CDS encoding UPF0175 family protein has product MRLYLKPEFDEVLGPFGDEAASFFLAASLYHAHRISFSAAAALADLSFEAFLYRLQEHFGDGFRLADESVWEDLATVDSLMGQP; this is encoded by the coding sequence ATGCGCCTATACCTGAAACCCGAATTCGACGAAGTGCTGGGACCTTTCGGCGACGAAGCGGCAAGCTTTTTCCTCGCCGCCAGCCTATACCACGCACACCGCATCAGCTTCTCGGCGGCGGCGGCTTTGGCCGATTTGAGCTTCGAGGCTTTCCTATACCGCTTGCAGGAGCATTTCGGCGATGGTTTCCGCTTGGCCGATGAAAGCGTATGGGAAGATTTGGCAACCGTGGATAGCCTCATGGGCCAGCCATGA
- a CDS encoding EscU/YscU/HrcU family type III secretion system export apparatus switch protein, translating into MNRVVNPPDLAIALNYDGQNAPRVTASGKGDLAAQIIALAEAHGVPLRTDPGLAKVLAEVPLGEEIPRELYLAVAEVIAFAYYLSGKVPEGCRADGEDANPGEI; encoded by the coding sequence GTGAACCGCGTCGTCAACCCGCCCGACCTCGCCATCGCCCTCAACTACGACGGGCAGAACGCCCCCCGCGTCACCGCCAGCGGCAAGGGCGATCTGGCCGCGCAAATCATCGCGCTGGCGGAGGCACACGGGGTACCGTTGCGCACCGATCCGGGGCTGGCGAAGGTGTTGGCCGAAGTGCCCCTGGGCGAGGAAATCCCCCGCGAGCTTTATCTGGCCGTGGCGGAGGTGATCGCGTTCGCGTATTACTTGAGTGGGAAGGTGCCGGAGGGGTGTCGGGCGGATGGGGAGGATGCGAATCCAGGGGAGATTTAG